From Xyrauchen texanus isolate HMW12.3.18 chromosome 9, RBS_HiC_50CHRs, whole genome shotgun sequence, the proteins below share one genomic window:
- the cryz gene encoding quinone oxidoreductase: MATSKLMRAIRVSEFGAPSVLKLCTDLPVPNPGQKQVLIRVHACGVNPVETYIRSGSYARKPSLPYTPGSDVSGVVEAVGDGVCLLRAGDRVFTTGTVTGGYAEYTVAAEDTVHKLPDSLGYKQGAAIGIPYFTAFRALFHKAHSKPGETVLIHGASGGVGIAACQIAQAFGLKVLGTAGTPEGMKLVLSNGAHLAFNHREKDYLEKIKEATDGQGVNVIIEMVSNINLSNDLQLLDFGGRVIIVGSRGPIEINPRDIMIKESSIIGVALFYATKEETSECAAALFAGMEAGWLKPFVGPEYTLDKASQAHEDIINSSGASGKMILKM, translated from the exons CCTTCAGTTTTAAAACTATGCACAGACCTGCCTGTTCCAAATCCTGGTCAGAAACAG GTTCTGATTCGAGTTCATGCATGTGGTGTAAACCCAGTGGAGACCTACATCCGATCTGGATCCTATGCTCGGAAGCCCAGTTTGCCCTACACTCCAGGATCAGACGTCTCTGGTGTGGTTGAGGCTGTCGGGGATGGTGTTTGCCTTCTGCGG GCAGGTGACAGGGTCTTCACCACAGGTACTGTGACAGGGGGATACGCAGAGTACACGGTTGCTGCAGAGGACACGGTTCACAAACTTCCTGATTCTCTAGGTTACAAACAGGGTGCAGCCATCGGAATTCCATATTTCACTGCATTCCGGGCATTATTTCACAA GGCTCATTCCAAGCCAGGAGAGACGGTTCTTATCCATGGAGCCAGTGGTGGG GTTGGCATTGCAGCATGTCAGATTGCACAAGCTTTTGGACTTAAGGTGCTGGGTACAGCAGGGACACCAGAGGGGATGAAGCTGGTGCTCAGCAATGGAGCTCATCTTGCATTCAACCACAGAGAAAAAGACTACCTGGAGAAAATTAAG GAAGCTACTGATGGACAAGGCGTCAATGTGATCATTGAGATGGTGTCCAACATCAACCTCAGTAATGATCTACAGCTGCTTGACTTTGGTGGCAGAGTGATT attgtcGGCTCTAGGGGTCCTATTGAGATCAATCCCAGAGACATCATGATCAAAGAGTCGAGCATCATTGGTGTGGCTTTGTTCTATGCTACTAAG GAGGAAACATCCGAGTGTGCAGCAGCCCTTTTTGCTGGAATGGAGGCAGGCTGGTTGAAACCTTTTGTTGGCCCAGAATACACACTTGATAAAGCTTCCCAGGCTCACGAAGACATTATCAACAGCTCTGGAGCCAGTGGAAAGATGATTCTCAAAATGTGA